The nucleotide sequence GTAGCTTTCCCTTGGGGCTCCCGCTATCTCGTATCCATTGGTTTCAATCCACTTGAAAGCAAAGGCATATGCTTGTGCCAAACCTGAGTATGCTCCCTTGTGCATGACAGACACCGCAGTTACAGCTTCGATCTTCTTAAACTTGATATCATCAAAGTCATCCCTGAAACTGTCAACAGCTTCACAGAACTCAATATTGAAATCTTTGTCCTTGTACTCTCCGTCAAGATACTCTATGAAGCAATATTCCGGCACTCTACATTTAAGATCTGAATATTTTTCTGAGATGACTCTTCCTATTTCGGGTATCAACTCAAAGTAGGAATCGTAGCTCGGAACCGTCAACTTTTTAGAATAAACGATGCATTCCGGTAATTCCTTGATTGTTGCAACATAATTCATAAAACCATCCTCCTTTTGATGTAGAACAAATTCTATCCTGGAGATTGTTTCTTTTACGCGATTCAATTGGTCAATCAATTCAAATTTTCGCCTTATCAAAAACCTATCCGGGTTATCCCCTGACATTATAGATTTTATGTCTTCGATGCCAAGTCCCATTTGCCTATAAGATTGAATCCGGTGAAGTACAAGTAATTGATCAGTTGCATAATACCTGTGCTTAGTAAACTTGTCTATCATTTCCGGCTTTAACAGGCCCTGCTCATCATAATAGCGAAGGGTCTTCACAGTTGTTTTTCCCATCTTTGAAAATTCACCAATACGAAACATGCATTCATCTCCTTTACTAAATCCTACATCCTCCCCCAAGGGGAGATGCAATGCATTTATGGTTTTTACGAAATAGCTTGCTGATCCCTGAGATTATCTGCAGAGCTTTTATTCCATATGTATGCGATTATTATTGCGATTAACATGGCTTTGCTGCCGATTTCTTCTTGCAGATTACCTGTAATCTTTAAGAAAGCATAGCTTGATAAAAAGAGCATTGACACGGTCCACAAAACAGCTACAAAAACAAATATTTTTTTATATGATTCCCTACTGTATGCTACATCAAGCTCTTTCATAATATTCACCATGCTTTCTATAATCCATTGATACAGTTCTTATATCTTAATTGCAAGTAAATACCAGTTACATTATAACACAATCAGTTCACAATAGAGATCTTTTTAGCAGTGATAGCAACTTTTTTTCTACCACATTAAATTATAATTCAAATTAAAAGGATTAATGGTTGAAATTATGTTAAAATATATATAAGACAAACATAAATGCAAGGAGGCTAACATCATGTATAAAAAAATTCTGGTACCTACGGATGCTTCAGATTTTTCAAAAAGGGCATTATTGGAAGCCATCGCAATTGCGCATATGACTGAAGGAGATATATTTCTTTTGAATGTCACTCATTCTCCCG is from Alkalibacter saccharofermentans DSM 14828 and encodes:
- a CDS encoding MerR family transcriptional regulator codes for the protein MFRIGEFSKMGKTTVKTLRYYDEQGLLKPEMIDKFTKHRYYATDQLLVLHRIQSYRQMGLGIEDIKSIMSGDNPDRFLIRRKFELIDQLNRVKETISRIEFVLHQKEDGFMNYVATIKELPECIVYSKKLTVPSYDSYFELIPEIGRVISEKYSDLKCRVPEYCFIEYLDGEYKDKDFNIEFCEAVDSFRDDFDDIKFKKIEAVTAVSVMHKGAYSGLAQAYAFAFKWIETNGYEIAGAPRESYIDGIWNKESEEEWLTELQIPVNKPN